One Chloroherpetonaceae bacterium genomic window, TTTTTCGTGTAGTAACCTTTGAGGTGGGTTGAAAGCAATTCGTGAGATGTCGTTCTTCGCTTCACTGCCAGTCGCTGCAAAGCAGAGCAGCCTAGACCAAGCAGCAACTGCATGTTCCAAAGCTGCAGAGATGTTGCTAACTTTGCGTCAGTGCGGTTTGCTGCGGTTTGTTTGATATCAAAAACATTTGGGAGAACTAAACTATGGCGATTTCATCTTCACCCTCTGCGACGCCCTCTTCATCAGAGCTGGGTTTGCGCGAAAAAGATTTACAGCTCTGTGTTGCACTCATTTGTGCAATCTGGTTACTGGGGTTTGCTGGACACTTTACGCCTCTCAAAGAATGGGGAGCGCTGTTCTTGTATGTAATTGGTTCGCTAGCATTGGTGCTGTGGTATGGCAAGCGTTTCCAAGCCTTTGAGCAAATTTTTCTCACGCGTCAAAATCTAAGCAAAGCCTTGCTTTGGTCGAGCCTCATTGGGAGCGTGCTCTTTTTGATGGATGTGGGAAATACCTACTTCTACTACAAAAAAGGTGGCGAGCCGATGAAAGAAATGCAAACCATTCTGGTCGATATGGGCTTTCTCTATCTATTTCCTGTGCTGATTTTGGCAGAAGAATTTCTCTGGCGAGGGCTATTCTTCTCAGCGCTATTGCGCCGTGGTATGAATCGTCATCTGGTTGTGGCGCTCACAACGCTGCTCTATATGCTGAATCACTATGCTGTTGCGCCAGTAGGGTTCTATGAGCGCTCGCTAATGGCAATGATGGCGCTGCCGATTGGCATTGCTGGCGGTTATTTAGTCTTGAAGACGCGCAATGTCTGGGCAGGTGTGTGGCTGCACTTCCTGACAATGATTTCAATGACGCTGGATATCTTCTTGATTCCAGCAATTGCAAAACCGTAGGCGTGCCTCAGTAAGAGAGCTCCGCACCAAACTGCTCAATCAGGTAGCGCACCAGTGCGTTTTTCCCAGCTAACTCTTGAAAGCGCTCTTCAAGGGTGCGCGCCTCTTTGTGAAGAGTAAGAGCGGCCTTGTCCAAAGTAACTTCAAAGGCAATATAGGCGCCGTAGAATGAACTTGCAGCGTCGCATAGCTGCGGCAGTTCATCGAGCAAAGTCTCAAAGACGATACGGCTGGGACATCTAAGGTTCAGCACGACACCGCCCGCTGGCTCAACTTGGCAGATTCGCAAATGTGAAGCAAGTCGCGACTTGCCAGACCGTTCTAGCGTCTCGATAAAACTCTGCCATTGCTCGAGCACTTTATCTAGCGCTATGCTGCTGGTTGCGTTAGAACGAACTGCAGCGGGCGCAGAGTGCTGCGCTGGCGACACAGAGGAGACAGGGCGAGCAGTAGATGATTTCGGACGGTAAGGTGTCTCTTCAACTAACTTAGAGAACCGCTCTTTCCAGGGAGAAAGGTCAAGCTTCGGTAAAGTGTCCAGCGTAGGGGAAGCAGCTTTGGCAGGCTGAATGGCAGCGACGCTGGAGACGCTAAGTGCCTCAGAGGGCATAGCTATACTTGGGCGAGACTCTTTTTTTTTATTTCTTCTTGTAGGGCGGCAAGCGTTTTTTCAATTCTCGTAAGACGCGCCTCTAATTCGCTCTGTTCATTTAGGTCAATGAGCTTGAAGAGCAAAATTTCCAAGCGAAGTTGTGGCTCTCGCAAAAACTTGATGCCTTGCTCAGCTTGAATAGTGGCGTCAATGAAGCGCATTAAGGCTTCGCGTGTAAAGTGCTCTGCGTCTTTCTCGTAGCGCCTTTTCAGCTCAGTGG contains:
- a CDS encoding CPBP family intramembrane metalloprotease, translated to MAISSSPSATPSSSELGLREKDLQLCVALICAIWLLGFAGHFTPLKEWGALFLYVIGSLALVLWYGKRFQAFEQIFLTRQNLSKALLWSSLIGSVLFLMDVGNTYFYYKKGGEPMKEMQTILVDMGFLYLFPVLILAEEFLWRGLFFSALLRRGMNRHLVVALTTLLYMLNHYAVAPVGFYERSLMAMMALPIGIAGGYLVLKTRNVWAGVWLHFLTMISMTLDIFLIPAIAKP